A region from the Felis catus isolate Fca126 chromosome F1, F.catus_Fca126_mat1.0, whole genome shotgun sequence genome encodes:
- the FAM177B gene encoding protein FAM177B: MEKDSFQKSELEKSRSSKRTTPKRIIHFVDGDILEEYSTEEEEEEEKKEQKTNSTHDPSRLSWQSYLWFWAGRIASTSFSTCEFLGGRFATFFGLTQPKYQYVLNEYHRTQNKESDKESEGNGPKARPTKVPNEKCHLEAGGQEYGTRQQDTVEGVPRRSASPREGLAADFSS; the protein is encoded by the exons atggaaaaagacagtttccAGAAGTCAGAATTAGAGAAAAGTAGGTCTTCCAAAAGAACTACTCCCAAAAGAAttatccattttgttgatggAGACATCCTGGAAGAATACAGCaccgaggaggaggaagaggaggaaaaaaaggaacagaaaacaaattcaaCACATGATCCT tctaGACTCTCATGGCAGTCGTACCTATGGTTTTGGGCAGGGCGAATAGCAAGCACCTCATTTTCTA caTGTGAATTTCTTGGTGGAAGATTTGCTACCTTCTTTGGTCTTACTCAACCCAAATATCAGTACGTGTTAAATGAGTACCATAGGACACAAAATAAG GAAAGTGACAAGGAAAGTGAAGGGAATGGGCCAAAGGCCCGGCCAACCAAGGTTCCTAATGAAAAGTGTCATCTGGAGGCTGGGGGCCAAGAGTATGGAACCAGACAACAGGACACTGTGGAGGGTGTTCCTCGGCGGAGCGCCTCACCCAGGGAGGGCCTGGCAGCTGATTTCAGCTCATAA